From Xyrauchen texanus isolate HMW12.3.18 chromosome 9, RBS_HiC_50CHRs, whole genome shotgun sequence, the proteins below share one genomic window:
- the LOC127648940 gene encoding myosin regulatory light chain 2, smooth muscle minor isoform-like, protein MSSKRAKGKTTKKRPQRATSNVFAMFDQSQIQEFKEAFNMIDQNRDGFIDKEDLHDMLASLGKNPTDEYLEAMMNEAPGPINFTMFLTMFGEKLNGTDPEDVIKNAFACFDEEGTGFIQEDYLRELLTTMGDRFTDEEVDELFREAPIDKKGNFNYVEFTRILKHGAKDKDD, encoded by the exons ATGTCTAGCAAAAGGGCTAAGGGGAAAACCACCAAAAAGCGCCCCCAGCGGGCTACCTCAAACGTGTTTGCCATGTTCGACCAGTCACAAATCCAAGAATTCAAGGAAGCCTTCAATATGATTGACCAGAACCGTGATGGCTTCATAGATAAGGAGGATCTACATGATATGTTGGCCTCATTAg GTAAGAACCCTACAGACGAATACCTTGAGGCGATGATGAATGAAGCCCCTGGTCCCATAAACTTCACAATGTTCCTCACAATGTTTGGAGAGAAACTTAATGGCACAGACCCTGAAGATGTCATCAAAAATGCCTTTGCTTGTTTTGACGAGGAGGGCACAG GTTTTATTCAGGAGGACTACCTGAGGGAGCTCTTAACCACCATGGGTGACAGATTCACAGATGAAGAAGTAGACGAGCTATTTAGAGAGGCCCCAATTGACAAGAAAGGAAACTTCAACTATGTGGAATTCACACGTATCCTGAAGCACGGTGCTAAAGACAAGGATGATTAG